From one Candidatus Dadabacteria bacterium genomic stretch:
- the trpS gene encoding tryptophan--tRNA ligase produces MSGRPILVTGDRPTGKLHLGHLVGSLQNRIRFQSEYDCFFLVANLHMLTTHYDRAVEVEENTVEMVCDWLSVGMDPECSVFYVQSQVPQITELSTILSMLCPVPRLQRIPTLKEKIQDMGVGDNYSAGLLGYPVLMAADILMFRATKVPVGEDQLSHVELTRELARRFNFLYGDYFGEPEPLISKASRLVGTDGNRKMSKSLNNCIYLSDSEKEVERKVRSMYTDPKRIRADIPGTVEGNPVFIYHDLFNDDTEEIEDLKDRYRTGTVGDVEVKKKLARAINLLLEPIREKRAQYEKRTDEVRDILREGTLKAKRIAEENMEEIKEKVGLFRT; encoded by the coding sequence GTGAGCGGAAGACCCATCCTGGTTACCGGAGACAGACCGACGGGAAAGCTTCACCTGGGACACCTTGTGGGTTCGCTTCAGAACCGCATCAGGTTTCAGAGTGAATACGACTGCTTTTTTCTGGTTGCCAACCTCCACATGCTGACCACGCATTACGACAGGGCCGTCGAGGTTGAGGAAAACACGGTCGAGATGGTGTGCGACTGGCTTTCCGTGGGAATGGACCCGGAGTGCTCAGTTTTCTATGTCCAGTCCCAGGTGCCGCAGATAACGGAACTCTCAACCATACTCTCGATGCTTTGTCCCGTGCCGAGACTCCAGAGAATCCCCACGCTCAAGGAGAAAATTCAGGATATGGGAGTTGGGGACAACTACTCGGCCGGGCTTCTCGGATACCCCGTGCTAATGGCGGCCGACATACTGATGTTCCGGGCGACCAAGGTCCCCGTGGGCGAGGATCAATTGAGTCACGTGGAACTCACCAGGGAGCTTGCCAGGAGGTTCAATTTTCTCTACGGCGATTACTTCGGGGAGCCTGAACCGCTCATCAGCAAAGCGTCTCGCCTCGTGGGCACCGACGGGAACAGGAAAATGAGCAAGAGCCTTAACAACTGCATATACCTAAGCGACAGCGAAAAGGAAGTTGAGCGCAAGGTAAGGAGCATGTATACCGACCCGAAGAGAATAAGGGCCGACATACCGGGCACCGTGGAAGGCAACCCGGTTTTTATCTACCACGATCTTTTCAACGACGATACCGAGGAAATAGAGGACCTCAAGGACCGCTACAGGACGGGAACCGTCGGGGATGTAGAGGTGAAGAAGAAACTCGCCCGCGCCATAAACCTTCTCCTTGAGCCCATCAGGGAAAAAAGAGCGCAGTACGAAAAAAGGACGGATGAGGTAAGGGACATACTCCGCGAGGGAACCCTCAAGGCGAAACGGATAGCCGAAGAGAACATGGAAGAGATAAAGGAGAAGGTTGGTCTTTTCCGCACGTAA
- the ribB gene encoding 3,4-dihydroxy-2-butanone-4-phosphate synthase, whose amino-acid sequence MNSIEEIIDDVKQGRLVILVDDEDRENEGDFVIPAENATAEVINFMATHGRGLICLSLIQEDADRLALQPIKPEYNEAPEHTAFTVPIDAKKGVTTGISTHDRASTIRQAISQDSRPEDFVRPGHIFPLIAKKGGVLVRAGHTEGSVDISRLAGFHPASVICEIMKENGDMARLEDLMAFSKKHGIKIATIADLIRYRIGKESFVRRVAEAEVPTEYGVFRAIAFENEIDGLQHMAFVKGELSPEDGTLVRVHSDCAISDIFGSLYCHSRAKLTQSLKMIEANGSGVLVYINQESSNGGFAKKIKRYSNGKIKETPALVPERQELKAELRHYGVGAQILRDLGVRDIRLLTNNPIKVKGLEGFGLRMVGSVPIDISDYTEKEIAMGKSADYGNIVSISK is encoded by the coding sequence ATGAACTCCATCGAAGAAATTATTGATGACGTAAAACAGGGCAGACTCGTAATACTGGTCGATGACGAAGACAGGGAGAACGAGGGAGATTTTGTCATACCCGCCGAAAACGCTACCGCGGAAGTGATCAATTTCATGGCTACTCACGGCCGTGGTCTTATCTGCCTTTCTCTTATCCAGGAAGACGCAGACCGTCTGGCTCTTCAGCCCATAAAGCCCGAGTACAACGAAGCTCCCGAACACACGGCTTTCACCGTTCCAATAGATGCGAAAAAGGGGGTTACGACCGGCATATCGACCCATGACAGGGCCTCAACGATAAGACAGGCGATATCCCAGGATTCAAGACCTGAGGATTTCGTGCGTCCCGGACATATTTTTCCGCTCATAGCGAAAAAGGGCGGGGTGCTTGTCCGCGCCGGCCACACGGAAGGCTCGGTTGACATATCAAGGCTGGCGGGTTTTCACCCGGCGTCGGTTATCTGCGAGATAATGAAGGAGAACGGCGACATGGCGCGTCTTGAGGACCTGATGGCTTTCTCGAAAAAGCACGGCATAAAGATTGCCACTATAGCCGATCTCATAAGATACAGAATAGGCAAGGAGAGCTTCGTGCGCAGGGTGGCCGAGGCGGAAGTGCCTACCGAATACGGGGTTTTCCGTGCTATCGCTTTTGAAAATGAAATAGACGGCCTTCAGCACATGGCCTTTGTGAAGGGGGAACTGAGTCCCGAGGATGGGACACTAGTTAGGGTGCATTCCGACTGCGCCATAAGCGATATTTTCGGTTCTCTTTACTGCCACAGCAGGGCGAAGCTTACCCAGTCCCTGAAGATGATAGAGGCAAACGGCTCCGGAGTCCTCGTCTACATAAACCAAGAGTCAAGCAACGGGGGGTTCGCGAAAAAGATAAAGCGCTATTCAAACGGAAAAATAAAAGAGACGCCTGCCCTTGTTCCGGAGAGACAGGAACTTAAGGCTGAACTCAGGCATTACGGAGTAGGAGCCCAGATACTCAGGGATCTTGGAGTGCGCGACATAAGGCTTCTCACTAACAATCCGATAAAGGTAAAGGGGCTTGAGGGATTCGGGCTCAGGATGGTCGGGAGCGTTCCCATAGACATTTCGGATTACACGGAAAAGGAAATTGCAATGGGAAAAAGCGCTGATTACGGTAATATTGTTTCAATATCAAAGTAA
- the nusB gene encoding transcription antitermination factor NusB has translation MGKRRSSRKTALQFLYQADSASGGSSSRSSNLRSNFESFCLLHHEAADGETLEFAFLLCQGVLENINAIDGILNRSSEHWRVSRMSMIDRNILRLSVYEIVFLSDIPLPVTINEAIEVAKEFGSETSAAFINGILDKIGKSMERGEFGDDN, from the coding sequence ATGGGGAAGAGAAGGTCATCCAGAAAAACCGCCCTTCAGTTTCTCTATCAGGCTGATTCAGCCTCCGGGGGCAGTTCCTCACGGTCATCCAACCTGCGTTCCAATTTTGAATCTTTCTGTTTACTCCATCACGAAGCGGCGGACGGCGAAACGCTTGAATTTGCGTTTCTGCTCTGTCAGGGCGTTTTGGAAAATATCAACGCCATAGACGGCATCTTAAACAGATCTTCTGAGCACTGGAGGGTGTCGAGAATGTCCATGATAGACAGGAACATTCTGCGCCTCTCGGTTTACGAGATCGTTTTCTTGAGCGATATACCTCTGCCTGTTACTATAAACGAGGCGATCGAAGTGGCCAAGGAGTTCGGGTCGGAGACCTCCGCCGCGTTTATAAACGGTATTCTCGATAAGATTGGGAAAAGTATGGAGAGGGGCGAGTTCGGCGATGATAACTGA
- the ribE gene encoding 6,7-dimethyl-8-ribityllumazine synthase, with product MPQTIEGKLSAGKFRFAIVSSRVNSFVTNPMTEGAIDTLVRHGAGERSIDVIKVPGSFEVPLAVKKAALSGKYDAVVAIGAIIRGQTSHFDFLASQVTKDLSAVALETGVPVCCGIITTETTEQAIERAGVKAGNRGSEAALSALEMVNLVKALS from the coding sequence ATGCCTCAAACGATAGAAGGAAAACTGAGCGCCGGGAAATTCCGCTTCGCCATCGTGTCAAGCAGGGTCAACAGTTTCGTCACGAACCCCATGACGGAGGGAGCGATCGATACCCTCGTTCGCCACGGCGCGGGCGAGAGGTCAATAGACGTGATAAAGGTTCCGGGTTCTTTTGAGGTGCCTTTGGCGGTGAAAAAGGCGGCGCTGTCAGGAAAATACGATGCCGTCGTGGCGATTGGAGCCATAATAAGGGGGCAGACTTCCCATTTTGATTTTCTCGCTTCGCAGGTGACAAAGGATCTCTCAGCGGTGGCTCTTGAGACCGGAGTGCCCGTCTGCTGCGGCATAATAACCACTGAGACCACCGAGCAGGCCATTGAAAGGGCAGGGGTCAAGGCAGGAAACAGGGGAAGCGAGGCTGCACTTAGCGCGCTCGAGATGGTTAATCTCGTAAAAGCGCTTTCCTAG